The Conexivisphaera calida genome includes a region encoding these proteins:
- the tatC gene encoding twin-arginine translocase subunit TatC — MGQERRPLLSHINELLRRLRRILITLGATFFVAFAFGVENVHLYGYTIPVPYPSIYHSIADYVIRAFIQDELPPGLHLININPFDPLFAAFYVSFLISLVVAVPVAVRELWAFVAPGLYRHERDMAKYALIPSFLLFVSGASFAYFIIVPFMMKFVLYYTQVLGVEPTISLKAFVNTVVSLTLATGVAFEYPLVMGALTFLGVVGARTWRRNWRWGVLGAFVIAWIISPGTTGGIIETTIGVILSVLYFIGVFAAYWIERRRGHPTRSYEDLR, encoded by the coding sequence ATGGGGCAGGAGCGCAGGCCGCTCCTATCCCACATAAATGAACTGCTCCGCAGGCTCAGGAGGATACTGATAACGCTGGGCGCCACTTTCTTCGTAGCTTTCGCCTTCGGCGTCGAGAACGTGCACCTCTACGGGTACACGATACCAGTCCCCTACCCGAGCATATATCACAGCATAGCAGACTACGTGATAAGGGCTTTCATACAGGATGAGCTCCCGCCGGGGCTTCACCTGATAAACATAAACCCGTTCGATCCCCTCTTCGCTGCCTTCTACGTGTCATTCCTGATATCACTCGTGGTCGCCGTCCCGGTGGCGGTCCGCGAGCTCTGGGCGTTCGTCGCCCCCGGCCTCTACAGGCACGAGAGGGACATGGCCAAGTACGCGCTGATACCATCATTCTTGCTATTCGTCTCCGGGGCCTCCTTCGCCTACTTCATCATAGTTCCGTTCATGATGAAGTTCGTCCTCTACTACACTCAGGTACTGGGAGTGGAGCCCACGATAAGCCTCAAGGCGTTCGTGAACACGGTAGTGTCGCTCACGCTGGCCACGGGCGTCGCGTTCGAGTACCCCCTCGTCATGGGCGCCCTCACGTTCCTCGGGGTGGTGGGTGCGCGGACGTGGAGGAGGAACTGGAGGTGGGGGGTGCTTGGGGCGTTCGTGATAGCATGGATAATATCGCCCGGTACAACTGGCGGGATAATAGAGACCACGATAGGGGTGATACTCTCGGTCCTGTACTTCATAGGCGTGTTTGCGGCGTACTGGATAGAGAGGAGGCGCGGGCACCCAACCAGATCCTACGAGGACCTCAGGTGA
- a CDS encoding Nre family DNA repair protein has protein sequence MSEIFGAAGAEKGEADRLRLVVPSSSICARCKGRLLLCGKPVCPLMVRSLPLIRSVKGLGTELEGSSPPGVFVGRMGYPKVSVGPLVVDERGDTRIFDSPEDWYGFGYDRIAEMRVKLVRGTRPMDVGSAKDPPAYLQRLHDMLLSRWSSDLEVKFSRPPSATVLLVDEAPPFGPSAPVEDLSVRPGSANTALEKVYYDRDLRSEEAVLGLYRSGARVTEIQRAFSAGMMGMGANRRLVPTRWSITAVDDMISKHLVERIKDEETIDEFRVYAERRLGNTFVIVMAPFRWSFEWIEAWYPGTTWNPGGRSPEVIGDHEGYRGRTTYAEEIGGCYYSARLAAAERLSGERRQASVVAFREIYQDALFPVGVWFVREYLRRALRGRYEAFDDARSAFEYAFRFLKLPRDVWLSRSVVAREMLSQSRLDDWKSF, from the coding sequence GTGTCCGAGATATTCGGTGCCGCGGGCGCGGAGAAGGGTGAAGCGGATCGCCTGAGGCTAGTGGTGCCCAGCTCGTCCATCTGTGCGCGCTGCAAGGGGAGGCTCCTGCTCTGTGGAAAGCCGGTCTGTCCGCTCATGGTGCGCTCCCTCCCGCTCATCAGGAGCGTCAAGGGCCTCGGGACGGAGCTGGAGGGAAGCAGCCCCCCGGGGGTGTTCGTGGGCCGCATGGGATATCCCAAGGTCTCCGTCGGCCCGTTGGTCGTGGACGAGAGGGGGGACACGAGGATATTCGATTCACCGGAGGATTGGTACGGGTTCGGATATGATAGAATAGCCGAGATGAGGGTGAAGCTCGTGAGGGGGACGCGCCCCATGGACGTCGGAAGCGCCAAGGATCCTCCGGCGTACCTCCAGAGGCTCCACGACATGTTGCTCTCGCGCTGGAGCAGCGATCTGGAGGTGAAGTTCTCGAGGCCTCCCTCCGCCACCGTGCTCCTCGTGGACGAGGCGCCCCCCTTCGGTCCATCCGCTCCCGTCGAGGACCTCAGCGTGAGGCCCGGTTCCGCCAACACCGCGCTGGAGAAGGTGTACTACGATCGCGACCTGAGGAGCGAGGAAGCGGTGCTGGGGCTCTACCGCTCCGGCGCCAGGGTCACGGAGATCCAGAGGGCGTTCAGCGCCGGGATGATGGGGATGGGCGCCAATCGTAGGCTCGTGCCGACCCGGTGGAGCATAACCGCCGTGGACGACATGATATCCAAGCACCTAGTAGAGAGGATAAAGGATGAGGAGACCATAGACGAGTTCCGCGTCTACGCCGAGAGGCGTCTGGGCAACACGTTCGTGATAGTGATGGCGCCCTTCAGGTGGTCTTTCGAGTGGATAGAGGCATGGTATCCGGGCACCACGTGGAACCCGGGAGGGAGGTCCCCTGAGGTGATAGGAGATCATGAGGGATATCGTGGTAGGACTACGTATGCCGAGGAGATAGGGGGATGCTACTACTCCGCAAGGCTTGCCGCGGCCGAGAGGTTATCGGGCGAGAGGAGGCAGGCATCCGTGGTGGCCTTCCGCGAGATATATCAGGACGCACTGTTCCCAGTGGGGGTGTGGTTCGTCCGGGAATATCTCAGGCGGGCGCTGAGGGGCAGGTACGAGGCGTTCGACGACGCGCGTTCCGCCTTCGAGTATGCGTTCAGGTTCCTCAAGCTGCCCAGGGACGTCTGGCTCTCTAGGAGCGTCGTGGCTAGGGAGATGCTCTCGCAGTCCAGGCTGGACGATTGGAAATCCTTTTAG
- a CDS encoding class I SAM-dependent methyltransferase yields MSKLLRRLLRGIFTEEELELVSGGFDVIGDIAILRIRPELPADRRRVAAEALMSAVPSVKSVWAQVTPVSGEYRIRGLEHLAGEERTITVHREHGCSYLVDVAKVYFSPRLSGERLRVASLVRDGEVVHNLFAGVGPFSILIAKMARGSRIYSSEVNPDAYELMVRNVKLNHVEGSVIPLLGDALEHARTLRGLDRVILPLPEKALEFLPSAAAELRPLGIAHVYLHVEGDSPEPRAMEMVASAAPGLHPYYSKVVREIGSRVYQVVVDAALLPSGAARPSPGDRPP; encoded by the coding sequence TTGAGCAAGCTGCTCAGGAGGCTCCTCAGGGGGATCTTCACGGAGGAAGAGCTCGAGCTAGTATCCGGCGGTTTCGACGTCATAGGGGACATAGCGATACTCAGGATAAGGCCCGAGCTTCCGGCCGACAGGAGGAGGGTGGCTGCCGAGGCGCTGATGTCCGCGGTGCCCTCGGTGAAGTCCGTGTGGGCGCAGGTGACGCCGGTGTCGGGCGAGTACAGGATAAGGGGCCTCGAGCATCTGGCCGGGGAGGAGCGCACCATCACTGTGCACAGGGAGCACGGCTGCTCCTACTTAGTGGACGTCGCCAAGGTCTACTTCTCGCCGCGCCTGTCCGGGGAGAGGCTGAGGGTGGCGTCGCTCGTGAGGGACGGGGAGGTCGTGCACAACCTGTTCGCGGGGGTGGGACCGTTCTCCATACTCATAGCCAAGATGGCGAGGGGATCGAGAATCTACAGCTCCGAGGTGAACCCGGACGCCTACGAGCTGATGGTCAGGAACGTGAAGTTGAATCACGTCGAGGGCTCAGTGATACCGCTCCTTGGGGATGCACTGGAGCACGCCCGCACGCTGAGGGGTCTGGACAGGGTCATCCTTCCCCTGCCGGAGAAGGCCCTGGAGTTCCTGCCGTCCGCGGCCGCCGAGCTCCGTCCGCTCGGAATTGCGCACGTGTACCTCCACGTGGAGGGCGATTCGCCGGAGCCCCGCGCCATGGAGATGGTGGCCTCCGCGGCCCCGGGCCTCCATCCATACTACTCCAAGGTCGTGCGGGAGATCGGATCCCGCGTGTATCAGGTCGTGGTCGACGCCGCACTGCTTCCATCAGGCGCAGCGCGGCCCTCGCCAGGAGACCGGCCACCCTGA
- a CDS encoding ribosome biogenesis/translation initiation ATPase RLI, with protein sequence MTKRIAVIDRELCHPKKCGHECQRFCPPQLTGHKVVEFGDDGYPTINESLCIGCNICVRKCPFSAITIVNLAEEPDEAPVHQYGPNSFRLYRLPMPRRGKVVGILGRNGVGKTTALNILSGKLAPNLGSYDDPPQWREVLRFFQGTELRDYLERVASGALRISVKPQAIEQVRSMWSGSSVELLSRFDDSGRSRDLAKALGLEGSLERRPDELSGGELQRLAVAMAASREADAYFFDEPGSHNDVYQRLAVARVIRDLARSGKYVLLVEHDLTFLDYAADFVHVVYGRPGIYGIISNQMSLGTGVNSFLEGYLPADNMRIRDTPIVFDLRGVSEAVEASPPVVAYTQIEKSYPGFRLTVSEGDLRMGEVLGIVGANALGKTTFLRVLAGADSPDSGSVYMTAKISYKPQYISTSYQGTVEEALSGTAGDSWSAEPALSSVVRPLGVDALLNKSVSKLSGGELQRLAIALCLLRDADVYALDEPSAFLDVEERLALARILQKYSRDLGKGIVVIDHDVGLIDFASDRLVVFTGEPGRRGQASSPMGKRDGMNAFLRELGVTYRRDPSSGRPRVNKPGSRLDRYQKEIGEYYYLAPAEEGEEEAA encoded by the coding sequence ATGACGAAGAGGATAGCCGTCATAGACAGGGAGCTTTGCCATCCCAAGAAGTGCGGGCACGAGTGCCAGAGGTTCTGCCCGCCCCAGCTCACGGGGCACAAGGTCGTCGAGTTCGGCGACGACGGATATCCGACCATAAACGAGTCGCTCTGCATAGGCTGCAACATATGCGTGAGGAAGTGCCCATTCTCAGCGATAACCATTGTGAACTTGGCGGAGGAGCCCGACGAGGCGCCCGTGCACCAGTACGGTCCCAACTCATTCCGCCTCTACAGGCTCCCCATGCCCAGGAGGGGTAAGGTCGTTGGGATCCTGGGCAGGAATGGCGTTGGCAAGACGACCGCGCTCAACATACTCTCCGGAAAGCTCGCGCCCAACCTAGGATCCTACGACGATCCACCGCAGTGGAGGGAGGTGCTCAGGTTCTTCCAGGGCACGGAGCTTCGGGACTACCTGGAGCGCGTGGCCTCCGGCGCCCTGAGGATCTCCGTGAAGCCCCAGGCGATCGAGCAGGTGAGGTCCATGTGGAGCGGCAGCTCCGTCGAGCTGCTGTCCCGCTTCGATGACTCCGGCAGGTCCCGCGATCTAGCGAAGGCGCTGGGGCTCGAGGGATCGCTCGAGAGGAGGCCGGACGAGCTGAGCGGCGGCGAGCTCCAGAGGCTCGCGGTGGCGATGGCCGCGTCTAGGGAGGCGGACGCGTACTTCTTCGACGAGCCCGGGAGCCACAACGACGTCTATCAGAGGCTCGCGGTGGCGAGGGTAATAAGGGACCTTGCAAGGTCGGGGAAGTACGTGCTGCTCGTGGAGCATGACCTCACCTTCTTGGACTACGCGGCGGACTTCGTCCACGTGGTCTACGGGAGGCCTGGCATCTACGGCATAATATCGAATCAGATGTCGCTGGGCACCGGGGTGAACTCGTTCTTGGAGGGCTATCTGCCGGCCGACAACATGCGGATAAGGGACACGCCCATAGTGTTCGACCTGCGCGGAGTCTCCGAGGCGGTCGAGGCGAGCCCCCCGGTCGTCGCGTACACGCAGATCGAGAAATCGTATCCTGGCTTCAGGCTCACAGTGTCGGAGGGCGACCTGAGGATGGGCGAGGTCCTCGGCATAGTGGGCGCGAACGCGCTGGGTAAGACCACGTTCCTCAGGGTGCTCGCCGGCGCCGATTCCCCCGACTCGGGGAGCGTCTACATGACCGCCAAGATCTCGTACAAGCCGCAGTACATATCCACGTCGTACCAGGGCACCGTGGAGGAGGCCCTCTCGGGCACGGCTGGCGACTCCTGGTCCGCGGAGCCCGCCCTATCAAGCGTGGTGAGGCCGCTCGGGGTGGACGCGCTGCTCAACAAGTCGGTGTCCAAGCTGAGCGGCGGCGAGCTCCAGAGGCTAGCCATAGCGCTGTGCCTGCTCAGGGACGCGGATGTATACGCGCTGGACGAGCCGAGCGCGTTCTTGGACGTGGAGGAGAGGCTCGCGCTGGCCCGCATACTGCAGAAGTACTCGAGGGATCTCGGGAAGGGCATAGTCGTGATAGACCACGACGTCGGGCTGATAGACTTCGCGTCCGACAGGCTGGTGGTCTTCACCGGGGAGCCCGGGAGGAGGGGCCAGGCCTCCAGCCCCATGGGCAAGAGGGACGGGATGAACGCGTTCCTGAGGGAGCTGGGGGTGACCTACAGGAGGGACCCGAGCAGCGGTAGGCCCCGCGTCAACAAGCCGGGGAGCAGGCTCGACCGCTACCAGAAGGAGATAGGTGAGTACTACTACCTGGCTCCGGCCGAGGAGGGAGAAGAGGAGGCGGCTTGA